The sequence CCTGCGTGCCGGTGGCGATGACTACCTGACCAAACCCTTTGAATTCATCGAATTGACCGCCCGCCTCGATGCCTTGAGCCGGCGCCGCGCCGAGCCGTCGGCACCTGTCCAGGAGACTCGGCTACGGGTCGGCAACCTGGAAATCGACTTGTTGCGCCGCACGGTGCGCCGTGGCGAACGCATTGTTGACCTGGTGCCCCGGGAATACGCGCTGCTCGAACACCTGATGCGTAATGCCGGGCAAGTCATCACCCGCACCATGCTGTTTGAAGCCGTGTGGAACTACAGCTACGACGAGCGCACCAACGTCATCGAAGTCCACATCGGCCGCTTGCGGCGCAAGATCGATGGCGAAGGCGATGGGCAGATGATCCACACCGTGCGGGGAGCCGGCTATGTCCTCCGTTCGCCTGAGTGAAATACCGCGCACCATCAGTTTCCGCACCGGATTGCTGTTTCTCGGGCTATTCGGCTGCTCGTTCCTGGCCTTGTTCGGCTACATCTATTGGCAGACCGCGTTTTACCTCAAAGGCGAAGCCGACGCCGCGCTCTACCAACAAGTGGAGAACCGCAGCGCACAAGCGCCCGAGGTTCAGTTGCAGGAAATCCGCAACCATGCGGTGCAAGACGTCGAAGGTCGCTTGCCCCATAGCCTGTTCGATGCGCAAGGAAAGTACATTGCCGGGGTGATCCGTGAATTGCCTGACTTTGCGACCTACGACAAACCCCAGGAGTTTCGCTGGCTCAAGAGCAGCGGCCACCACCGCCCCGTGCGGTTCATCGCGCACCGCTTGGCAGACGGCAGGATCCTGCTGGTCGCCCAGGACATGCACGATATTCGCGAGTTCGACGAACTGCTGATCAATGCGCTGATTTCCGGCGGTGTGCTGTTGCTGGTAGTCGGCCTGATCGGTGCGGTGGTGCTGGGGTTTTCCGCCCACCGGCGTCTGGACAAGGTCAGTCGCTCCATCAAGGGCATCATTGAAGGCGACTTGACCGGCCGGCTGCCGATCCAAGGCAATAACGACGACATCGACCGTCTCGCCTCGGTGGTCAACGGCATGCTCGACGAACTGGAGCGCCTGATGAGCGAGGTCAAAGGCGTCTGCGATGACATCGCCCACGACTTGCGCACCCCGCTGACCCGACTGATCGCCGGCCTGGAGCGCGCCCAACGACGCGGCCTGGACCAGGCGCAATATGCCGCCAGCATCGACTCGGCGCTCACCGAAGCCAAGGGCCTGCTGTTGACCTTCAAGGCGCTGCTGCGTATTTCGGAAATCGAAAACAGCGCCCGCCGCAGTCACTTCGCCCCGGTGGACTTGAACCTGATCGCCGCTGATGCGGCGGAGCTCTACGAGCCGCTGGCCGAAGAGCGCGGCATCCGCCTCACCGTCGACAACAGCCAGGCCCCAGCGGTGATGGCCGGTGATCCGCAACTGTTGTTTGATGCACTGTGCAACCTGCTGGATAACGCCATCAAGTTTTCACCGGATCACAGCCATGTACGCCTGAGCGTCATTGCGGACGGGGCCGTCGTGGGAATTCGCGTGGAGGACAACGGGCCGGGCATCCCTCAAGCCGAACGTGAGGCCGTGCTGCGCCGGTTGTATCGAGCGGAATCCAGCCGACATACACCGGGCAACGGGCTCGGCTTGAGCATGGTCTCGGCGGTAGCGCGGCTGCATGATATGCAGCTGACGGTGAGCGATGCGGCACCGGGGTGTCGAGTCGACCTACTGTGCAAGGAATAAAGGCCGACTGCACATGCCCGATAATGTTCCTTGCGCCTTCTGCAACAGTCTTTTGTTATCAGCCATATTGATAGCACCCTAACGAAAGCCCCATCCTAGAGGGCTCGATTCGCGCTTATATCATTCCGAATGATAGTTACCTTTGTTTCATTCGATTCGTGAGATAGCACCTCGCCGAGCATGATCCGCCCATCTCAAATACATTGGCGGATGCACCTCATGGAACAGTCACTCAAACATTTGCGCTATCCCCTGGCCCTCTTGGCCGTGCTGGTGATGAGCGCATGCGGCAAGACCCCTGATCAAGCGGCCGCCATGCCACCGAGCAAAGTGAGCGTGGCAAAAGTCATTGAACAACCTGTCAACGAGTGGGATGAGTTCACCGGCCGCCTGGAAGCCCCAGAGACCGTACAGATTCGTCCGCGCGTGTCCGGCCAGATCGACCAGGTAGCCTTCACCGAAGGTGCACTGGTCAAGAAAGGCGACTTGCTGTTCCAGATCGACCCGCGTCCGTTCCAGGCCGAAGTGCGCCGCCTCGAAGCCCAGCTAGCCCAAACCCGTGCCGCCGCGACCCGCAGCGATAACGAAGCCCAACGCGGCGAACGCCTGCGCCAAAGCAACGCGATCTCTGCCGAACTCGCCGACTCGCGCACCACCGCTGCCCAGGAAGCCCGCGCCGCTGTTGCCGGGATCCAGGCGCAGTTGGACGTGGCCAAGCTGAACCTGAGCTTCACCCGCGTCACCGCGCCCATCAGTGGGCGTGTCAGCCGTGCCGACATTACCGCCGGCAACTTGGTGACCGCCGATGTCACGGCGCTGACCAGCGTGGTCTCCACCGACAAGGTCTACGCCTACTTCGACGCCGATGAACGCGTGTACCTCAAGTACACCGAACTGGCTCGCCAAGGCCGCCGTGGCGCCACCACGCCGGTGTACCTGGGCCTGTCCAACGAGGATGGCAACCCGCACCTGGGCCAGATGAACTTCGTCGACAACCAGGTCAACCCAGCCACCGGCACCATCCGTGGTCGCGCCGTGTTCGATAACACTGACGGGCGCTTCACCCCCGGCCTGTATGCACGCCTGAAACTGGTGGGCAGCGGGACCTACTCCGCCGTGCTGATCAACGACGAAGCGGTCGGTACTGACCTTGGCAAGAAGTTCGTGCTGGTGATGGATGGCGACAATAAATCGTCGTACCGCGCCGTGGAACTGGGGCCAAAGATCGAAGGTTTGCGCATCGTACGCAGCGGCCTGAACAAGGACGACACCATTATCGTCAAGGGCCTGCAGCGGGTTCGCCCGGGATCGCCGGTAGCCCCGGAAACCATCCCGATGGCCAGCAAGGAAACCCTCGCCGCATTGGCACAACAACGACAAGCGCTTGAAGCCAGCAACCTGGAGCAAGTGGCGCCGGATAAAGCCGCGCCCAAGCTCGCCAGTACAGCGACTCCACGCGGTTAAGGGACAACACTCAAGATGAATTTTTCCCAGTTCTTCATTTCACGGCCGATCTTCGCAGCGGTGCTGTCGCTGTTGATCCTGATCGCCGGCGCCATTTCGCTGTTCCAGCTACCGATCAGCGAATACCCGGAAGTAGTGCCGCCTACCGTGGTGGTACGCGCCAACTTCCCGGGCGCCAACCCGAAGGTTATCGGTGAAACCGTTGCCGCTCCCCTGGAGCAAGCCATTACCGGCGTCGAGAACATGCTGTACATGTCCTCGCAGTCGACGGCTGACGGCAAGATCACCCTGACCATCACCTTCGCCCTCGGCACCGACCTGGATAACGCCCAGGTGCAGGTACAGAACCGCGTCACCCGGACCCAGCCCAAGCTGCCGGAAGAAGTGACCCGGATCGGTATCACCGTAGACAAGGCCTCCCCCGACCTGACCATGGTTGTGCACTTGACCTCACCGGACAAGCGCTACGACATGTTGTACCTGTCCAACTACGCCATCCTCAACATCAAGGATGAACTGGCACGCCTGGGCGGCGTGGGTGACGTGCAATTGTTCGGCATGGGCGACTACTCCCTGCGGGTATGGCTGGACCCGAACAAGACCGCTTCACGCAACCTGACCGCCACTGACGTGGTGACCGCAATCCGTGAGCAGAACCGTCAAGTGGCCGCCGGTGCCCTGGGCGCTCCGCCTGCGCCGAATGCCACCAGCTTCCAATTGTCGGTCAACACTCAAGGCCGCCTGGTCACTGAGGAAGAGTTCGAAAACATCATTATCCGCGCAGGCGATAACGGTGAGATCACCCGCCTGAAAGACATCGCACGGGTAGAACTGGGCTCCAGCCAGTATGCCTTGCGTTCGTTGCTCAATAACCAACCGGCGGTGGCGATCCCGATCTTCCAGCGTCCGGGTTCCAACGCCATTGAGATCTCCAATGAAGTGCGCGCCAAGATGGCGGAGCTCAAGAAGAGTTTCCCTGAAGGCATGGATTTCAGCATCGTCTATGACCCGACCATCTTCGTGCGTGGCTCCATCGAGGCGGTGGTTCACACCCTGTTCGAAGCACTGATCCTGGTGGTGCTGGTGGTGATCCTGTTCCTGCAAACCTGGCGCGCCTCGATCATCCCGTTGGTGGCGGTGCCGGTATCGCTGATCGGTACCTTTGCGGTCATGCACCTGTTTGGCTTCTCCCTCAACGCCCTGTCGCTGTTCGGGCTGGTATTGGCCATCGGTATCGTGGTGGACGACGCCATCGTGGTGGTGGAGAACGTCGAGCGAAACATCGAGCTGGGCCTGCAACCGTTCGAGGCCACTAAAAAGGCCATGAGCGAAGTGACCGGCCCGATCATTGCCACGGCGCTGGTGCTGTGTGCGGTGTTTATTCCGGCGGCCTTCATCAGCGGCTTGACTGGGCAGTTCTACAAACAGTTCGCCTTGACCATTGCCATTTCGACAGTGATCTCGGCCTTCAACTCGCTGACCTTGTCCCCTGCCCTGGCCGCTGTGTTACTGCGCAGCCATGACGCGCCGAAGGATCGCTTCTCGAAAATCCTCGACGGGATCTTTGGTGCCTGGTTGTTCCGCCCGTTCAACCGCTTCTTCGATAAAGCCAGTCATGGTTACGTCGGTACCGTACGCCGGGTAATTCGCGGCAGCGGCATCGCGCTGTTCCTGTACGCAGGCCTGATGGTGCTGACCTGGTTCGGTTTTGCCCACACCCCGACCGGTTTCGTGCCGGCCCAGGACAAGCAATACCTGGTGGCCTTCGCTCAATTGCCGGACGCCGCGAGCCTGGACCGCACCGAAGACGTGATCAAGCGCATGTCTGACATCGCCCTGAAACAGCCGGGCGTGGAAAGCGCCGTAGCGTTCCCGGGCTTGTCGATCAACGGTTTCACCAACAGCCCCAACAGCGGCATCGTCTTTGTGACCTTGAAGCCGTTCGACGAACGTAAAGGTGCGGGCATGTCGGCCGGGGCGATTGCCGGCGCACTGAATGGCAAGTACAGCGACATCCAGGAAGCCTACATGGCGATCTTCCCTCCGCCGCCGGTACAGGGCCTGGGCACCATTGGCGGGTTCCGCCTGCAAGTTGAAGACCGTGGCAACCTGGGTTACGACGAGCTGTACAAAGAAGTGCAGAACATCATCACCAAGAGCCGCACCGTGCCGGAACTGGCCGGGTTGTTCACCAGCTACACGGTCAACGTGCCGCAGGTCGATGCCGCTATCGACCGGGAAAAGGCCAAGACCCACGGCGTGGCGATCAGCGACATCTTCGACACCCTGCAGATTTACCTGGGTTCGCTGTATGCCAACGACTTCAACCGCTTCGGTCGTACCTATCAGGTCAACGTGCAGGCTGAGCAACAATTCCGCCTGGATTCCGAGCAGATTGGCCAGTTGAAAGTGCGCAACAACAAAGGCGAGATGATCCCGCTGGCGACCTTTATCAAGGTCAGCGACACCTCGGGCCCGGACCGCGTGATGCACTACAACGGCTTCATTACCGCCGAGATCAACGGTAACGCGGCACCGGGCTACAGCTCCGGCCAGGCGCAGATTGCCATCGAGAAACTGCTCAAAGACGAGCTGCCCAACGGCATGACCTACGAGTGGACCGACCTGACCTATCAGCAAATCCTCTCGGGCAATACCGCGCTGTTCGTGTTCCCGCTCTGCGTACTGCTGGCGTTCCTGGTACTGGCCGCCCAATACGAAAGCTGGAGCCTGCCACTGGCGGTGATCCTGATCGTACCGATGACCCTGCTGTCGGCCATCACCGGGGTGATTCTCTCCGGCGGCGACAACAACATCTTTACCCAGATCGGCTTGATCGTACTGGTGGGGCTTGCCTGTAAGAACGCGATTCTGATTGTCGAGTTTGCCAAGGACAAACAGCAGGAAGGTCTCGATCCGCTCGCCGCGGTACTGGAAGCCTGCCGTCTGCGTCTGCGGCCGATCCTGATGACCTCGTTCGCTTTCATCATGGGCGTGGTGCCTCTGGTGTTCTCCAGCGGTGCCGGTGCCGAGATGCGTCATGCCATGGGCGTGGCGGTGTTCTCCGGGATGATCGGGGTGACCTTCTTTGGTCTGCTGCTGACGCCAGTGTTCTACGTACTGATCCGTCGTTTCGTCGAGCGCGGCGAAGCCCGCAAAGCGACCAAGGCCTTGACGCTGGAGACACAGCAATGAGCGTGAAAGTGTTCCTGCCAAGCCTACTGGTACTGGCGCTGAGCGCCTGTGCCGTGGGCCCGGACTATAAAACCCAAACCCCGGAGGCAGCCAATATCACGGCCGCCGCCGACGCCAAACAGTATGACCATGCAAAGTTCGAAGGCATCTGGTGGCAGCAGTTCGACGACCCAACCCTCAACCAGTTGGTGACGCAATCCCTGCAAGGCAACCGTGACCTGCGCGTAGCGTTTGCCCGCCTGCGGGCCGCACGAGCGATCCGTGATGACGCCGCCAATGACGTCATGCCAGTGATCACCAGCCGTGTCAGCAGCGATGTGGGTAAAGGCCAGATCCCTGGCCAGACCACCAAACGCGTCAACAGTGAGCGTTACGACCTGGGCCTCGATATGGCCTGGGAAGTGGACTTGTTCGGCCGCATTCGCCGTAACCTGGAAGCCAGTGACGCTGACCAAGAGGCCGCCGAAGCGGACCTCTATCAACTGCAAGTCACCATGATTGCCGAGTTGGTGGACGCTTACGGTCAACTGCGGGGTGCGCAACTGCGCGAGAAAATCGCCGTGGCTAACCTGAAGAACCAGGAAGATTCGCGCGGCATTACCGTCAGCCTGCGGGATGCCGGTGTCGGCGATCAGCTTGACGTGGAGCGTGCCGACGCGCGCCTGGCGGCGGTAGAAGCCAGCGTGCCGCAACTGCAGGCCGAAGAAGTGCGCGAGCGTAACCGCATCGCCACCCTCCTCGGCCAGCGCCCGGACAAATTGACCGTGGACCTGAGCCCGAAAGACCTGCCGGCGATTGCCAAGGCCTTGCCGATTGGTGATCCGGGGCAACTGCTGCAACGTCGCCCGGACATTCTCAGCGCCGAACGCAAACTGGCCGCTGCCACCGCGCGGATCGGCGTGGCCAAGGCCGACCTGTTTCCACGGGTCAGCCTCAGCGGCTTCCTCGGCTTTACCGCCGGGCGTGGCTCGCAGATCGGTTCGGCCGCCGCCAATGCCTGGTCCCTGGGCCCGAGCATTACCTGGGCTGCATTTGACCTGGGCAGCGTGCGGGCGCGTTTGCGTGGCGCCGATGCTGAAGCCGATGGCGCCCTGGCGACCTACGAGCAGCAAGTATTGCTGGCTCTGGAAGAGTCGGAGAATGCGTTCAGTGATTACGGCAAACGCCAACAGCGCCTGGTCTCGCTGATTCGTCAGAGTGAGTCCAGCCGCGCCGCTGCGGACCTGGCCGAGATTCGCTACCGCGAAGGCACCGTGGACTTCCTGGTGCTGCTGGACGCTCAGCGTGAGCGCTTGGCGGCCGAGGATTCCCAGGCCCAGGCCGAAGTGGATCTGTATCGCGGCATTGTTGCGATCTACAAGGCGTTAGGTGGTGGTTGGCAGCCGGACACCACGGTGGCCAGCGCAAAGTAATCTGAAGAGCTCCTTTGGTTGGTCGCATCCAACCAATTTTTAGCCCCATGCCTCATTCGGTCGTGGGGCTTTTTTTTGCCTGGTGTATCAGTTGGCTTCGTTGAGAATCAAGCTGCGGTAATGCCCCGGATTGGACCCCGACCACTTGCGAAAGGCCTTGTAGAACGAGCTTACATCGGCAAATCCCAGGCGGGTGGCGATGTCGGCAAAGCTGATATCGGCCTCGGCCAACCAGACGACGGCCAGTTCTTTACGCACACTGTCCTTGAGCCCCTGATAAGTCTGGCCTTCTTCCGCCAGGCGACGGCGCAAGGTGGACGCCGACATGCACAGGCGGGTGGCCAGGCTCTCGGTTTCGGGCCAGGTGTCGGCAGGCATCTTGCGCAGATCGTTCTTGATGCCCATGGCCAGGCTGTCGGGGTCGCGGTATTTAACCAGGATGTTAGCCGGCGCACGAGCCAGGAAGCGCTTGAGTTCTTCGGCGCTGCGCTTGATCGGCAAGTCGAGGCAGTCAGCGGAAAAAATCATCCGCGTGCGTGGCCGATCAAAGCGCAGGTTGTCGGAGAACATCACCTGGTAATCGTCACAGAACGGCGGCGGCGGGCAGCGCAGCTCAATGGCGAGGATCGGGATGCGCCTGCCTACCAGCCAGCACGCCACACCGTGGACGATCATCCAATAGGTAAAGTAGGTAAACGCCCGCTTGGGCTCCGGATCGGGTTCCAGCAGCACGATCTCCGCCAGACTTTGCTGGCGCACCAACTGGGCAGGCAAGTGGTCAAGCATCAACGACAGGAAGCCCAGGCCGGTCTCCAGGCCAGCCCCAAGGCCAATCTGCGCCATGGTCGCGCGGCAGAGGAATTCCAGGCTGCCGGACTTGAGTTTGCGCGGGTCCATGCCGAAAAACTCATCGTCCATGCGCCGTGCCAGCAAGCGCCATAGCCGTGCATAAGCCATGGCCGGGACGCGGGCAGCCGGCCGTTCCAGCAGCGCCGGATCAATTCCGACTTTGTTCAGGACTTCATAGGTCGCCGCACCTGGGGCACAGCTCTGTAGCAGGGCTTCGCGGACCAGATGGATGGAGATGGTGTCTTTTTCCGCCATGACGTGTGAGGTAACCCGGTTGTGCTGGAGATGTCGGCCATCATAGTGGGCGCAACGCCTCACCACCACCGTTCAGCCGCCGTTCAGTAAACGTCAATAATAGCTGTTTAGTAATGAGTATCATTATGTTACAAATTAGCATCCTATCTAATTACGATTCGGTGCCGAATGCTTGTTCCATTTCTAATCATGCTGCGCGAAGGGATTGAAGCGGCACTGATCGTTGGCATTATCGCCAGTTACTTGAAGCAGACAGGCCGTGGCCAGTGGATGCCAGCCGTATGGATCGGCGTGTTTCTCGCGGCCGCGCTGGCGTTGCTGGTCGGTGGTGGCCTGGAATTGATGAGTGCGGAGTTTCCGCAAAAGCAGCAGGAACTGTTTGAAGGTCTCGTGGGCCTGGTCGCCGTGGGCATTCTCAGTTCCATGGTGTTCTGGATGCGCAAAGTCGCGCGCTCCATCAAGCATTCCCTGCATCAATCCCTCGATCATGCGCTGACCGGCTCCAAACACCAGGTCACGGCCTTGATCGCCATGGTGTTTTTCGCGGTGGCCCGGGAAGGCCTGGAAACGGTGTTCTTCCTGCTCGCGGTGTTCCAGCAGAGCGAAGGCCCGGCCGCGCCCATCGGCGCCCTGCTCGGCCTGATCCTGGCGATCATCGTCGGCTTCCTGATCTATACCGGCAGCATGCGCCTGAACCTCGGTGCGTTCTTCCGCTGGACCGGCCTGTTCATTCTGGTAGTGGCCGCCGGCATCCTCGCCAACTCGGTGCAGGCGCTGCATGAAGCCGGGGTCTGGAATCACCTGCAAACCGTCTTGTTCGACTTTAGCGCCAGCCTGCCCATGGATGGCCCGCTGGGCTCCGTGCTGGCCGGGATGTTCGGTTATCAGGATGCGCCGACAGTCAGTACGTTGGGTGCCTACCTGATCTACCTGGTGGTAGCCCTGGTGATGTTCTTCCTGCCAGCGGCACCTGCCAAACCGGCCGCCAGTAGCACTTCTTCCGTTTCCAGCCAGTAAGGACCGTCTCTTGTCCAGCCAATCCCCTCAACCCGCCTCGCCTCCCCGTGCCCTGCGCTGGGCGGTGGCCGGCTCGGTGGTCGTGATGATCGCCGCCGGTGGCCTGTTCTACTATGCCTCGCAACTGGCCGCTGCCAAGCGCCAGGTTAACCACAACGAAATCGCTGTGACCATCCACGCCCATAGCTGCGAACCCAACGCGCTGACCGTCCCGGCAGGCCGTGCCAGCTTTCGTATCATCAACCGCTCGGACCGGGCGGTGGAGTGGGAAATCCTCGACGGTGTGCTGGTGGTCGAGGAGCGGGAAAACATCGCTCCAGGCCTGAGCCAGGTGATCAACGCCAACCTGTTGCCGGGCGATTACGCGATCACCTGCGGCCTGCTGAGCAACCCGCGTGGCACCTTGCATGTGACACCAACCGCCGAGTCGGACGCCCAAGCCAAGGCCAAGCCATCAATGGTGGCCTTTATCGGGCCGCTGTCTGAGTTCCGCGTTTACCTGAGCAGCCAGGGCGGCGCACTGATCAAAGCCGTCAGCGCCCTCGATCAAGCCATCGAAGCCGGTGACCTGAACCAGGCTCAGGCGCTCTATGTACCGGCCCGCGAGGCTTATCAGCGCCTGGCACCTGCCTCGCAACGCCTGGCGGAACTGGATAACGCCATCAACGCCCGTGCCGATTACTTCGAAAAGCGCGAGCAGGACCCGGCGTTCAGCGGTTTCCACCGCATTGAATACGCACTGTTCCAACAACGTAGCACTGACAACCTGACGCCGATTGCCCAGCGTTTGCTGAGCGACGTCACCCACCTCAAGCAGCAGTTGCTGGCCCAGTCACTGCCACCGGAACAACTGGTGAGCATTCTGGTGCGCAACCTCAACAGCCTGGCCGACGTTCGCGCCGCCAGCGGCGAAGAGGAGCGCTACAGCCATATCGATCTCAACGGTTTTGCCGCCAATCTGGATGTCTCCCGCAAGGTGGTCGACCTGATGCGGCCGCTGCTGACCAAATCAGCCGCGGACCTGCTGCCCGGGATCGACAGCGCCCTTACCGCCTTCGACGCCGAACTCAATGGCTTGAAAGTCGGTAATGGCTACAGCACGTATGACAGCGTCACCGTCGATCAGCGCAAGCAGATCGCCGACAAGGCCAAGGCTCTGGCCGTTGCACTCGATGGAATCGATCCGGCCCTTGGCCTCTCCGGCCTACAGTGAAGACCCCAGTTAAATGAGTGATTCAGATCAGTGCTCCTTCAACCCCCAGCGTCGTCGCGTATTGCTGGGCATGGCCGCCACCGGTGCGGCCATTGCCGGCAGCAGCCTGAGCTGCCCGGCAATGGCCGCAGGCGCCGCCCAAGTCACTACCGCGCCGAGCAGTGAAAAGACTCAGGACCACCACGACTTCCACGGCAAGCATCAGACCGGCATCGTCACCCCGCGCCCCGCGTGCGGCATGCTCGTTTCCTTCGATGTGCTGGCCAGTGACCGCGAGGACCTTACGCGGTTGTTCCGTACCCTGAACGAGCGGATCAGCTTCTTGATGACCGGAGGCACCGTACCGCAAGTCGATCCGAAACTGCCGCCTACCGACTCAGGGATCCTCGGGCCGGTGGTGACGCCGGATAACCTGACCATCACCGTCTCGGTAGGCGAGTCGTTGTTTGATGAGCGCTTCGGCCTGACCAGCGCCAAGCCCAAGCGCTTGATCCGTATGGTCGGCTTCCCCAACGATGCCCTGGAACCGGCCCAGTGCCACGGCGACTTGAGCCTGCAGTTCAGCTCCAACACCCCGGATACCAACATTCACGCCCTGCGCGACATCGTGAAAAACCTGCCGGACCTGCTGCTGGTGCGCTGGAAACAGGAAGGTAGCGTACCGCCTCAGGCCCCCGCCCGCCCCGGCACGCCGGCACAAAGTGCGCGCAACTTTCTCGGTTTTCGTGACGGCTCGGCCAACCCCGACTCCAACGACAACAAGACCATGGACCAGATTGTCTGGGTCCAGCCCGGCAGCGACGAACCCTCCTGGGCGGCCAATGGCAGCTACCAGGCCGTGCGGATCATTCGCAATTTTGTCGAGCGCTGGGACCGCACCCCATTGCAGGAGCAAGAAAGCATCATTGGTCGGATCAAGGCCAGTGGCGCGCCCATGGACGGTCAGAAAGAAACCCAGGTCCCTGATTACAGCAAGGACCCGGAAGGCAAGTTGACCAAGCTCGATGCCCATATCCGCCTGGCCAACCCGCGTACCCACGAGACCCAGGCCAACCTGATCCTGCGCCGGCCGTTCAACTACTCCAATGGCGTCAACAAAAACGGTCAGTTGGACATGGGGCTGTTGTTCATCTGCTACCAGGCAGACCTGGAGAAAGGTTTTATCAGCGTACAAACCAGGCTTAACGGCGAGCCTCTGGAGGAATACCTGAAGCCGGTCGGAGGCGGTTACTTCTTCACCCTGCCGGGCGTTACCGGGCCCCAGGATTTCATTGGGCGCACGTTGCTGGATGCCACGCACCCGCAAACCACTGCCAATACCTAAAACAAACCCACAGCGGAAACCGTCCCATGAAAAAGTCGTCTCTCGCGTTGTCGTTGTTAATGACCTTATCTCCGCTGGCGGCCTTTGCCGCTACGGCACCACTGGACCTGGTTGGCCCGGTGTCGGACTACAAAATCTACGTCACCGAAGAAATCGGTGAATTGGTAACCCAGACTCAGGCGTTCACCGACGCCGTAAAAAAAGGCGATCTGGCGACTGCCAAGAAGCTCTACGCACCGACTCGCGTCCACTATGAATCCATCGAGCCGATCGCCGAGTTGTTCAGCGACCTCGACGCCTCTATCGACTCCCGAGTCGACGACCACGAGAAAGGCGTAGAAGCCGAAGACTTCACAGGCTTCCACCGTATCGAATATGCGTTGTTCTCCAAGAACACTACCGAAGGCCTGGGCGCCCTGGCTGACAAACTGAACAGCGACGTCAAGGACCTGAAGACCCGCGTCGACGGCCTGACCTTCCCGCCAGAAAAAGTCGTCGGCGGTGCCGCCGCATTGTTGGAAGAAGTTGCTGCCACCAAAATCTCGGGTGAAGAAGACCGCTATAGCCACACTGACCTGTATGACTTCCAGGGCAACATCGACGGCGCGAAGAAAATCGTCGACCTGTTCCGGCCGCAGATCGAGAAGCAAGACAAGGCGTTTGTCGCCAAAGTCGACAAGAACTTCGCCGCCGTGGACAAGATCCTGGCCAAGTACAAGACCAAGGATGGTGGTTTTGAAACCTACGACAAGGTCAAGGAAAACGACCGCAAAGCGCTGGTCGGCCCGGTCACTACCCTGGCCGAAGACCTGTCGACCCTGCGCGGCAAGCTTGGCCTGAACTGAGGCTGGAGTGCTCGCCCGAACAACCGGGCGAGCGACGGGAACACCTCAGGCGCTTACCCTGGGTGG is a genomic window of Pseudomonas sp. ADAK18 containing:
- a CDS encoding response regulator transcription factor, producing the protein MTHVLVVEDDLATAREIEAALCDHGFTVTLADNGRDGLLKALSEPFDLIVLDRMLPGGVDGLGVLTALRAAGTATPVLILSALSALDERVRGLRAGGDDYLTKPFEFIELTARLDALSRRRAEPSAPVQETRLRVGNLEIDLLRRTVRRGERIVDLVPREYALLEHLMRNAGQVITRTMLFEAVWNYSYDERTNVIEVHIGRLRRKIDGEGDGQMIHTVRGAGYVLRSPE
- a CDS encoding HAMP domain-containing sensor histidine kinase, translating into MSSVRLSEIPRTISFRTGLLFLGLFGCSFLALFGYIYWQTAFYLKGEADAALYQQVENRSAQAPEVQLQEIRNHAVQDVEGRLPHSLFDAQGKYIAGVIRELPDFATYDKPQEFRWLKSSGHHRPVRFIAHRLADGRILLVAQDMHDIREFDELLINALISGGVLLLVVGLIGAVVLGFSAHRRLDKVSRSIKGIIEGDLTGRLPIQGNNDDIDRLASVVNGMLDELERLMSEVKGVCDDIAHDLRTPLTRLIAGLERAQRRGLDQAQYAASIDSALTEAKGLLLTFKALLRISEIENSARRSHFAPVDLNLIAADAAELYEPLAEERGIRLTVDNSQAPAVMAGDPQLLFDALCNLLDNAIKFSPDHSHVRLSVIADGAVVGIRVEDNGPGIPQAEREAVLRRLYRAESSRHTPGNGLGLSMVSAVARLHDMQLTVSDAAPGCRVDLLCKE
- the mexE gene encoding multidrug efflux RND transporter periplasmic adaptor subunit MexE, coding for MEQSLKHLRYPLALLAVLVMSACGKTPDQAAAMPPSKVSVAKVIEQPVNEWDEFTGRLEAPETVQIRPRVSGQIDQVAFTEGALVKKGDLLFQIDPRPFQAEVRRLEAQLAQTRAAATRSDNEAQRGERLRQSNAISAELADSRTTAAQEARAAVAGIQAQLDVAKLNLSFTRVTAPISGRVSRADITAGNLVTADVTALTSVVSTDKVYAYFDADERVYLKYTELARQGRRGATTPVYLGLSNEDGNPHLGQMNFVDNQVNPATGTIRGRAVFDNTDGRFTPGLYARLKLVGSGTYSAVLINDEAVGTDLGKKFVLVMDGDNKSSYRAVELGPKIEGLRIVRSGLNKDDTIIVKGLQRVRPGSPVAPETIPMASKETLAALAQQRQALEASNLEQVAPDKAAPKLASTATPRG
- a CDS encoding efflux RND transporter permease subunit, translated to MNFSQFFISRPIFAAVLSLLILIAGAISLFQLPISEYPEVVPPTVVVRANFPGANPKVIGETVAAPLEQAITGVENMLYMSSQSTADGKITLTITFALGTDLDNAQVQVQNRVTRTQPKLPEEVTRIGITVDKASPDLTMVVHLTSPDKRYDMLYLSNYAILNIKDELARLGGVGDVQLFGMGDYSLRVWLDPNKTASRNLTATDVVTAIREQNRQVAAGALGAPPAPNATSFQLSVNTQGRLVTEEEFENIIIRAGDNGEITRLKDIARVELGSSQYALRSLLNNQPAVAIPIFQRPGSNAIEISNEVRAKMAELKKSFPEGMDFSIVYDPTIFVRGSIEAVVHTLFEALILVVLVVILFLQTWRASIIPLVAVPVSLIGTFAVMHLFGFSLNALSLFGLVLAIGIVVDDAIVVVENVERNIELGLQPFEATKKAMSEVTGPIIATALVLCAVFIPAAFISGLTGQFYKQFALTIAISTVISAFNSLTLSPALAAVLLRSHDAPKDRFSKILDGIFGAWLFRPFNRFFDKASHGYVGTVRRVIRGSGIALFLYAGLMVLTWFGFAHTPTGFVPAQDKQYLVAFAQLPDAASLDRTEDVIKRMSDIALKQPGVESAVAFPGLSINGFTNSPNSGIVFVTLKPFDERKGAGMSAGAIAGALNGKYSDIQEAYMAIFPPPPVQGLGTIGGFRLQVEDRGNLGYDELYKEVQNIITKSRTVPELAGLFTSYTVNVPQVDAAIDREKAKTHGVAISDIFDTLQIYLGSLYANDFNRFGRTYQVNVQAEQQFRLDSEQIGQLKVRNNKGEMIPLATFIKVSDTSGPDRVMHYNGFITAEINGNAAPGYSSGQAQIAIEKLLKDELPNGMTYEWTDLTYQQILSGNTALFVFPLCVLLAFLVLAAQYESWSLPLAVILIVPMTLLSAITGVILSGGDNNIFTQIGLIVLVGLACKNAILIVEFAKDKQQEGLDPLAAVLEACRLRLRPILMTSFAFIMGVVPLVFSSGAGAEMRHAMGVAVFSGMIGVTFFGLLLTPVFYVLIRRFVERGEARKATKALTLETQQ